Proteins encoded by one window of Tunturibacter psychrotolerans:
- a CDS encoding GAF domain-containing protein, translating to MAHQAFQEILSEIERSSTTSHDVLTLQEFTVRLIATRLPYYNWVGFYMLDPNDANVLVLGPFDGAPTDHVRIPVTEGICGAAVAQAKTVIVDDVSADPRYLSCSIETKSEIVVPIRVRDKVVGEIDIDSHDLSAFGPDDRTFLEECARLIGGFMEEMHS from the coding sequence ATGGCTCATCAAGCGTTTCAAGAGATCCTCAGCGAGATTGAGAGATCCAGCACGACCTCGCACGATGTTCTTACTTTGCAGGAGTTCACCGTCCGCCTGATCGCGACGCGACTGCCTTACTACAACTGGGTTGGTTTCTACATGCTGGATCCGAACGACGCGAATGTTCTTGTCCTGGGGCCATTTGACGGGGCACCGACTGACCACGTTCGCATCCCCGTTACAGAGGGCATCTGCGGTGCTGCGGTGGCCCAGGCCAAGACAGTGATCGTGGATGATGTCTCCGCCGATCCCCGTTATCTCTCTTGCTCTATCGAGACTAAGTCAGAGATTGTTGTTCCGATTCGAGTTCGAGATAAAGTCGTTGGCGAGATCGACATCGATAGCCATGACCTCAGTGCGTTTGGGCCAGACGACCGAACCTTCCTGGAAGAATGCGCCAGGCTCATCGGTGGGTTTATGGAAGAGATGCACTCCTAA
- a CDS encoding response regulator, translating into MGLLANLKIRTKILVALLPLAFMVIVAAFYASVEMNKIDSRYSDLIAKDVRALHNLTVARVLSNRFAQLVYQEIAEPDPDRMRVIDVELDRTAAEFHSSVALSNAETSGMSQKIDAISALFDQAVSDSGPIRAAALSGNNDKAMKLARETFEPEFRRERQSLTDLADEVHAGLDQQSDQLTLKTHRTILITWIVIIFGLAASFTIALSIVQIEVVKVVLSFRTRILDVAQGRLDLPIANLNRTNEIGEMSRALQTLQIAAREREILRWIKSEVATTTERLQSAEDFPAFASALLSRISETLDLLYGAFYLADDSRTHFARVGAFATDVSTELREFSLGEGLAGQAAAEHRTLRIVSETNKLLSVSTGAGTVSPACILFIPVMNQDDVLAIIELASSAPVSEQQQALLDALLPTVALNTKILSSKLVTRKLLEHTQVQAADLEVAKEAAEAATKAKSDFLANMSHEIRTPMNAIIGMTHLALKTDLSPKQSDYLTKVKFAAHSLLGIINDILDFSKIEAGKLDIEKTDFRLEDVLDNLSTIVSQKAQDKNLEFLIAAQHDIPPNLIGDPLRLGQILINLVNNAVKFTERGEVLVTVAMEDQIADRVKVKFSVRDSGIGMTSEQISRLFQAFAQADTSTTRKYGGTGLGLSISKRLVEMMEGSIWAEGEPGVGSTFHFTSWFGVGSEDKQRRLIVDLAGIRALVVDDNEQAREILTEALRVFALRAESVSSGEDAVREIAAADSTDPYRLVLMDWHMPGLDGLQASRVIKRNQRLQNIPKIVMVTAFGRDEIRTQAEEIGVESYLLKPVNQSLLYDTLVDLFGVAGADDHRSHKRKDSAAVHDATGIRVLLVEDNEMNQQVATELLESAGAIVTVANHGGEAVKILTAGDQPPKFDVVFMDLQMPEMDGFTATRLLRSDLRLRKFPIIAMTAHALVEERQRCLDAGMNDHVSKPIDPDNLFVTLLRWAKPRPKQAVGPQTPVANIKASDDVSLPDISGIKVMDGLNRVAGNRQLYRDLLRQFAVKQIDAADQVSAAFKSGDLQLAERIAHTVKGVAGNLGIEAVQLVAQKLEKALRGGEEGLSAPLAEFANVMGTQIQAINKALSESASAHPKAVQISPFDGKAVTAAIDRLKTLLEASDGGAEESFRSLQDAVAGVVEKPYLDGLSVSINDFDFDAALVKLDGIAELCARIEGSK; encoded by the coding sequence ATGGGTCTTTTAGCGAATTTAAAAATCCGAACCAAGATACTAGTAGCTTTGCTCCCGCTGGCCTTCATGGTTATTGTGGCAGCGTTCTACGCGTCGGTCGAGATGAATAAAATCGACAGCCGGTATAGCGATCTGATAGCCAAAGATGTCAGAGCCCTCCACAATTTAACTGTCGCGCGGGTGTTGAGCAACCGATTCGCCCAGCTCGTCTATCAGGAGATTGCTGAGCCTGATCCTGACAGAATGCGAGTGATCGACGTAGAGCTCGATAGGACGGCGGCCGAATTTCACTCTTCCGTCGCATTGAGCAACGCAGAAACTTCAGGCATGAGTCAGAAGATCGATGCGATCTCCGCCCTATTTGACCAAGCGGTATCCGACTCCGGCCCAATTCGGGCTGCGGCCTTAAGTGGCAACAATGACAAGGCTATGAAGCTGGCGCGCGAAACATTTGAACCCGAGTTTCGCAGGGAACGCCAATCGCTGACTGACCTAGCTGATGAAGTTCACGCGGGCCTCGACCAACAGTCCGATCAACTCACCCTCAAAACTCATCGAACAATTCTGATCACCTGGATCGTAATCATTTTCGGACTCGCTGCATCTTTCACGATTGCTCTCTCGATAGTGCAGATTGAAGTGGTTAAGGTTGTCTTGTCATTCCGGACTCGCATTCTTGACGTTGCGCAGGGACGACTTGACCTACCCATAGCAAATCTCAACCGTACCAATGAAATTGGTGAGATGAGCCGAGCCTTGCAGACTTTGCAGATCGCTGCTCGCGAGCGGGAGATTTTGCGCTGGATAAAATCGGAGGTGGCGACTACGACTGAGCGACTACAGTCGGCGGAAGATTTTCCGGCGTTCGCCAGCGCCCTACTATCGCGAATCTCCGAGACGTTAGATCTGCTGTACGGAGCGTTCTACCTGGCCGACGATAGTCGCACGCACTTCGCTCGAGTTGGGGCATTTGCAACAGATGTCTCGACCGAATTGCGAGAGTTCTCTCTCGGCGAGGGCCTGGCGGGGCAAGCGGCTGCTGAGCACCGAACGCTTCGGATTGTCTCCGAAACGAACAAACTTCTCAGCGTAAGCACAGGGGCTGGTACAGTAAGCCCGGCTTGCATACTGTTTATCCCGGTGATGAACCAGGACGACGTCCTGGCGATCATCGAACTGGCATCGTCCGCCCCTGTGTCGGAGCAACAGCAGGCACTGTTGGACGCGCTATTACCGACCGTCGCCCTCAATACGAAGATACTCTCCAGCAAACTTGTAACCAGGAAGCTGCTGGAACACACCCAGGTACAGGCCGCGGACCTTGAGGTGGCTAAAGAGGCGGCCGAAGCTGCCACCAAAGCCAAGTCTGATTTTCTGGCCAACATGAGCCACGAGATCCGGACACCGATGAACGCCATCATCGGGATGACCCACCTCGCATTGAAGACAGATCTTTCTCCAAAACAGTCAGACTATCTGACCAAGGTGAAGTTCGCCGCACACTCACTGCTTGGAATCATTAACGACATTCTGGACTTCTCCAAAATCGAGGCAGGCAAACTCGATATTGAAAAGACAGATTTCCGGTTAGAAGACGTGCTCGACAATTTATCGACGATCGTCAGTCAAAAAGCGCAGGACAAAAACCTCGAGTTCCTAATCGCAGCGCAGCATGACATCCCGCCCAACCTGATTGGCGATCCCCTTCGACTCGGGCAAATCCTGATCAACCTGGTGAACAATGCCGTCAAGTTTACGGAACGCGGCGAGGTGTTGGTAACGGTTGCGATGGAGGACCAGATAGCCGATCGGGTCAAGGTGAAATTCTCCGTCCGAGACAGCGGTATCGGGATGACATCGGAACAGATCTCGAGACTGTTCCAGGCATTCGCGCAGGCGGACACCTCAACTACGAGAAAATATGGCGGCACCGGGCTTGGTCTCTCCATCTCAAAACGGCTGGTCGAAATGATGGAGGGTTCCATCTGGGCAGAGGGTGAGCCTGGGGTGGGGAGTACCTTCCATTTCACTTCTTGGTTCGGAGTTGGATCGGAGGACAAACAAAGACGATTGATAGTTGATTTGGCTGGGATCCGGGCCCTGGTCGTTGACGATAACGAGCAGGCTCGCGAGATACTCACCGAGGCGCTTCGCGTATTTGCACTCCGCGCTGAATCGGTTTCGTCCGGTGAGGACGCGGTGAGGGAAATTGCTGCCGCAGATTCTACTGACCCGTATCGCCTGGTACTGATGGATTGGCATATGCCGGGACTGGACGGACTGCAGGCCAGCCGCGTTATCAAGCGCAACCAACGTCTGCAGAATATTCCCAAAATCGTGATGGTCACCGCCTTCGGGCGGGACGAGATCAGGACGCAGGCGGAGGAGATCGGCGTCGAAAGCTACTTGTTGAAACCAGTAAACCAGTCGCTACTCTACGACACTCTGGTGGACCTGTTTGGCGTCGCGGGCGCGGATGACCACCGTTCCCATAAGAGAAAGGACAGCGCGGCCGTCCATGACGCCACAGGGATACGCGTCCTTCTTGTCGAAGACAACGAGATGAATCAGCAGGTTGCGACAGAGCTTCTGGAAAGCGCGGGAGCGATCGTAACTGTTGCCAACCATGGCGGTGAAGCAGTAAAGATCTTAACCGCTGGAGACCAGCCTCCTAAGTTCGATGTAGTGTTCATGGACCTGCAGATGCCCGAGATGGATGGGTTCACGGCAACCAGGCTCCTGCGAAGCGATCTACGATTGCGAAAGTTCCCAATCATTGCGATGACAGCGCATGCTCTCGTTGAAGAACGCCAGCGTTGCCTCGATGCCGGCATGAACGATCATGTGTCCAAGCCGATTGACCCCGACAATCTGTTTGTGACGCTGCTGCGATGGGCAAAGCCGAGGCCCAAACAGGCAGTCGGACCCCAAACACCTGTCGCCAATATAAAAGCGTCTGATGACGTATCTCTGCCAGACATCTCAGGGATCAAAGTCATGGATGGACTAAACCGTGTCGCCGGCAACAGGCAACTGTATCGCGATCTACTCAGGCAATTTGCCGTCAAGCAAATCGACGCAGCTGACCAGGTTTCGGCTGCTTTCAAAAGCGGCGACTTGCAATTGGCTGAACGCATTGCCCATACCGTCAAGGGTGTTGCGGGCAATCTTGGAATCGAGGCGGTTCAGTTGGTAGCCCAGAAACTGGAGAAGGCACTACGCGGCGGAGAAGAAGGTCTGTCGGCACCACTCGCTGAATTTGCGAATGTGATGGGAACTCAGATTCAGGCGATCAATAAAGCGCTAAGCGAATCGGCGAGCGCTCATCCCAAAGCGGTACAGATTTCGCCCTTCGATGGGAAGGCGGTGACTGCTGCGATTGATCGGCTTAAGACTTTGCTCGAGGCGAGTGACGGCGGCGCCGAGGAGTCATTTCGGAGTTTGCAGGACGCAGTGGCTGGTGTTGTCGAGAAGCCCTATCTGGATGGTCTCAGCGTGTCGATCAACGACTTCGATTTTGACGCTGCGCTGGTAAAACTGGATGGCATCGCCGAACTTTGTGCACGAATTGAGGGCAGCAAATGA
- the msrB gene encoding peptide-methionine (R)-S-oxide reductase MsrB, whose protein sequence is MAEETQYQDKDRNKMPRRVFLGASAAAVVGVILHSRYRTQPVEAKDQTPKDIRIVQFSDSGQRQGVVTVRTIIKPDAEWKQQLTPDAYSVTRLAGTERPYSGKYWDNHENGLYHCICCGTPNFSSETKFESGTGWPSFWQAIAKENVKENSDSSLGMERTAVSCPRCDAHLGHVFDDGPRPTGLRYCMNSVALQFVKSA, encoded by the coding sequence ATGGCCGAAGAGACTCAGTATCAAGACAAAGATAGAAACAAGATGCCTCGCCGCGTCTTTCTTGGCGCGAGTGCAGCTGCTGTGGTGGGTGTCATACTCCACTCGCGATACAGAACACAGCCCGTAGAGGCGAAGGATCAAACGCCGAAAGACATTAGAATCGTCCAGTTCTCCGATTCAGGACAGCGCCAGGGTGTCGTTACTGTCCGAACCATTATTAAGCCCGATGCCGAGTGGAAGCAGCAGCTCACCCCCGACGCCTACTCTGTCACGCGGCTTGCGGGAACCGAGCGGCCATATAGCGGCAAATATTGGGACAACCACGAGAATGGCTTATATCACTGCATCTGCTGCGGAACGCCGAACTTCAGTTCGGAGACGAAGTTTGAGTCTGGGACCGGTTGGCCTAGCTTCTGGCAGGCCATCGCCAAAGAGAATGTCAAAGAAAACTCCGATTCTTCACTGGGAATGGAGCGTACTGCCGTCTCGTGCCCGCGTTGCGACGCGCATCTTGGCCACGTCTTTGATGATGGACCGCGCCCGACGGGGCTCAGGTACTGCATGAACTCAGTGGCACTCCAGTTCGTAAAGTCTGCTTGA
- a CDS encoding anti-sigma factor family protein: MWREDSHPKEEELLLLVDGELSTRRASRIRAHLTACWDCRARVTEIEQTITGFVRTHRQSIDPMLPPAAESGAQLRYQLAELASRPLPDSWRRFFHPGPVIRFGVYGTITAILTILGGEAIYHRFTPRVPDPATATLALRAIPDRNLTPGAARQVAIKDICSVAHEEVIKPVSLSLRQQVFHEYGIINPNPDDYEIDYLIAPELGGLEDIQNLWPEPNTSPTWNSHAKDALEERLHELVCSGKLDVATAQHDISTNWIAAYKKYLPAEAGFPEGVNSSQNRLTSLAAF, from the coding sequence ATGTGGAGAGAAGATTCTCACCCCAAAGAGGAAGAGCTTCTTCTGCTCGTGGATGGCGAACTATCAACGCGCCGCGCATCTAGAATTCGTGCGCATCTCACTGCTTGTTGGGACTGCCGCGCTCGGGTGACTGAAATCGAACAGACCATAACCGGTTTTGTACGAACTCATCGCCAGAGTATCGATCCCATGCTGCCGCCGGCCGCTGAATCTGGCGCACAGTTGAGGTATCAATTAGCCGAACTTGCGTCGCGGCCTCTACCTGACTCCTGGCGACGATTTTTCCATCCCGGTCCTGTTATTCGATTTGGCGTGTACGGGACTATCACCGCCATACTTACCATTTTGGGTGGCGAGGCCATCTACCATCGTTTTACTCCGCGAGTACCCGATCCAGCGACCGCGACGCTTGCCCTTAGGGCAATCCCCGATCGAAATCTCACTCCCGGCGCAGCACGGCAGGTTGCAATCAAGGACATCTGCTCGGTGGCTCACGAAGAGGTTATCAAGCCCGTTTCATTGTCCTTACGTCAGCAGGTGTTTCATGAATACGGAATAATCAATCCCAATCCGGACGACTATGAGATCGATTATTTGATTGCCCCTGAGCTGGGAGGTCTCGAAGACATTCAGAACCTCTGGCCGGAACCCAACACATCCCCCACATGGAATTCCCACGCTAAAGACGCACTAGAGGAACGGCTTCACGAATTGGTCTGTTCTGGAAAGCTCGACGTGGCCACCGCTCAACACGACATTTCAACTAACTGGATCGCGGCCTACAAAAAGTATCTCCCTGCGGAGGCTGGTTTTCCGGAGGGCGTTAATTCTTCGCAAAACAGGCTTACGTCCCTTGCTGCATTTTGA
- a CDS encoding tetratricopeptide repeat protein — protein MEDKAKAGLQHIPTSGALSLHSTRSSIIARGRRDAANAASNPHYRQAVTDYNARNFTEAATSFRLAAEQGHAEAQYLLSTMFDAGQGLPQDDTQAAYWERKAAEQGHAYAQANLSFRYYAANNFADAFAWCQRAAHSNLAWAQYNLGLMYRKGEGVPQSNTDAAHWYRLAAAQNYPEAQQKLADLYYTGQGVLLSHALAAAWYRKAADHGNAEAQFQLSHLYAIGRGVEHDYTQSRHWIRQAAMQGHEQALRELKRREYRDP, from the coding sequence ATGGAAGATAAAGCCAAAGCCGGGCTGCAACACATCCCTACCAGCGGCGCTCTGTCGCTCCATTCCACGCGCTCGAGCATCATTGCCCGCGGCCGACGCGATGCAGCCAACGCCGCCTCTAACCCTCACTACCGGCAGGCCGTCACTGACTACAACGCCCGCAACTTCACCGAAGCTGCAACCAGCTTCCGACTCGCCGCCGAGCAGGGCCATGCCGAGGCGCAATATCTCCTTAGCACGATGTTCGACGCAGGTCAGGGTCTGCCGCAAGACGACACCCAAGCCGCCTACTGGGAGCGCAAAGCCGCAGAGCAAGGCCACGCCTACGCTCAAGCCAACCTCAGCTTCCGCTACTACGCAGCCAATAACTTTGCTGACGCTTTCGCATGGTGCCAACGCGCTGCTCATAGTAACCTCGCCTGGGCGCAATACAACCTAGGCCTCATGTATCGAAAAGGGGAAGGGGTTCCGCAGAGCAACACAGATGCTGCCCATTGGTATCGCTTGGCGGCCGCCCAGAACTATCCTGAAGCCCAGCAGAAGCTAGCGGATCTCTACTACACAGGCCAAGGCGTCCTGCTCAGCCATGCACTGGCCGCCGCGTGGTATCGGAAGGCCGCCGATCACGGCAACGCCGAAGCCCAATTCCAACTCAGTCACCTCTACGCCATCGGGCGGGGCGTAGAGCACGACTACACCCAATCCCGCCACTGGATTCGTCAGGCCGCTATGCAAGGCCACGAACAGGCGCTCCGCGAACTAAAGCGCCGCGAGTACCGCGACCCATAA
- a CDS encoding TonB-dependent receptor, which yields MIRLVLISFLLVAAQTSYAQSTGKIRLQVNDPSGAALQATGHVAGPGTNRTFQTDARGAYSLDGLTFGRYRLDISRAGFTPRSVTIEISSAKPVSQAITLLIQGASSSVTVFSPTPIGQANQSVDEIPVPVQALTAKNLEDSNSLDLADLMNKRLTSVYINENAGNPYQPDINYRGYTASPLLGTPEGLSVYLDGVRQNQPFGDIVAWDLIPKVAIWDMALIPGSDPVYGLNTLGGAISVKTKDGLNTKGGSVQITGGKFGRRAGEGELGGVLPKGFNYYLAGNLYREDGWRQFSPSEIRQSFVKVGWTDTKTSVVLSGAYANNWMTGNGTSDFRFLKTNYSGVNTIPDITWDRSPSLILNVTRAQTENLTFSGNAYYRYVRTDSSNGDLNDDSFSQDLYDLGPDDIDALTAAGYTNFPIAGDATTEPFPYWLCLAQTLQNDTGGDPSSTCNGVITRTMDKQNSYGLSGLVAWKTKHNRLAVGASWDRGTSTYHQLTQLGYLNPDNVSFTLVPIFLDGTTFLDGDPVDSQVLLHGTVNTPSVYATDTFTYGPWAFTLSGRYNHTSLDNLDYLPISAARGNLTSNNVFQRFNPAAGLTYKPSHLFNAYFNYSEASRSPTSIELGCADPTEPCNLPNALVSDPPLKQVVSRTFEVGIRSNESLSLHWSADYFFGQNYNDLLFVASEQTGFGYFLNFGKTRRDGIELEISEDWPHWSVGSNYTFLNATYQSPQTIDGGSNSTNDSALAGQPGIDDNIHIVPGDFIPQVPRNIFKLYGQYRPSSKLTAELDILAVGSSFARGNENNLDQPDGVYYLGPGKSAGYGIASFGARFQATDYVQLFVQMNNLLDKHYSTGAQLGTTPFDNNNHFVAQPFGTPYGSDDDSIPIRSSSFQAPGTPFNIYGGLKITLWKKK from the coding sequence TTGATCCGTCTTGTCCTGATAAGCTTTCTCCTCGTTGCGGCTCAGACCAGCTACGCACAGAGCACCGGCAAGATCCGGCTCCAGGTCAACGATCCTTCCGGCGCGGCTTTACAAGCCACCGGTCATGTAGCCGGCCCGGGTACCAACCGTACCTTTCAAACAGATGCTCGGGGCGCATACTCTTTGGATGGTCTAACATTTGGACGCTACCGCCTGGATATCTCAAGGGCTGGATTCACCCCCCGGTCTGTCACAATCGAGATATCCTCGGCGAAGCCTGTCTCGCAGGCGATTACTCTTCTCATCCAGGGCGCGTCGAGTAGTGTCACCGTCTTTTCTCCGACGCCGATCGGACAGGCCAACCAGTCTGTCGACGAGATTCCCGTTCCAGTGCAAGCATTGACCGCAAAAAACCTTGAGGACAGCAATTCACTCGACCTCGCGGATCTCATGAACAAGCGGCTAACCAGCGTTTACATCAACGAGAATGCGGGCAACCCCTATCAGCCGGACATTAATTATCGCGGGTATACTGCTTCTCCCCTGTTGGGGACGCCGGAAGGGCTTTCCGTTTACTTGGACGGCGTACGCCAGAATCAACCCTTTGGCGATATCGTCGCGTGGGATCTGATTCCCAAAGTGGCCATATGGGACATGGCGTTGATTCCTGGTTCTGATCCGGTTTATGGACTGAACACATTGGGCGGCGCGATCTCGGTGAAGACTAAGGACGGCCTTAACACCAAGGGAGGGTCAGTGCAGATCACCGGCGGTAAATTCGGTAGACGCGCCGGTGAAGGAGAGCTGGGGGGTGTATTGCCCAAAGGCTTCAACTATTATTTGGCAGGCAATCTCTATCGCGAAGATGGATGGCGACAATTTTCGCCCTCCGAGATCCGGCAGTCGTTCGTCAAGGTGGGCTGGACGGATACGAAGACGAGTGTCGTCCTGAGCGGAGCCTATGCCAACAATTGGATGACCGGCAACGGAACCTCAGACTTCCGATTCCTGAAGACGAACTATAGCGGCGTCAATACGATTCCCGATATCACGTGGGACCGTTCTCCGTCGTTGATCCTCAACGTCACCCGCGCGCAGACAGAAAACCTGACATTCTCTGGCAATGCATACTATCGTTACGTCCGCACTGACAGCTCCAATGGCGACTTGAACGACGATTCGTTCAGTCAGGACCTTTACGATCTAGGCCCCGACGATATCGACGCACTCACCGCTGCTGGATACACCAACTTCCCAATCGCAGGCGACGCAACCACCGAACCATTCCCTTACTGGCTTTGCCTTGCACAGACGCTTCAAAACGACACTGGAGGCGATCCATCCTCCACTTGCAATGGTGTTATCACGCGAACTATGGATAAACAGAACAGCTATGGTCTCTCCGGTCTGGTCGCGTGGAAGACAAAACATAACAGGCTCGCCGTCGGAGCCAGCTGGGATCGCGGCACCTCGACTTACCATCAACTTACTCAGCTCGGATACCTGAACCCCGATAACGTGTCCTTTACTCTCGTCCCAATCTTTCTGGATGGCACGACGTTCTTGGACGGGGACCCCGTAGATAGCCAGGTGCTGCTGCACGGGACGGTAAATACACCCAGCGTATATGCCACTGATACCTTCACCTATGGCCCCTGGGCCTTTACACTCTCTGGCCGCTACAATCACACGTCGCTCGACAATCTGGATTATCTGCCGATTTCGGCAGCGCGCGGTAATCTCACGAGCAACAATGTATTTCAGCGGTTCAACCCCGCAGCCGGCCTGACTTATAAGCCTTCCCACTTGTTCAATGCCTATTTCAACTATAGCGAGGCAAGCCGCTCTCCAACGTCGATCGAGCTCGGCTGCGCCGATCCAACCGAGCCTTGCAACTTACCGAACGCACTGGTGAGTGATCCTCCGCTGAAACAGGTTGTCTCGCGGACCTTCGAAGTGGGTATCCGCAGTAACGAGAGTCTCTCGCTGCACTGGAGCGCCGATTATTTCTTCGGTCAGAACTATAACGACTTACTTTTTGTCGCGTCTGAACAAACCGGTTTCGGCTATTTCCTCAATTTCGGTAAAACACGTCGGGACGGCATCGAATTGGAGATTTCCGAAGACTGGCCGCATTGGAGTGTAGGCAGTAACTACACCTTCCTGAACGCTACCTATCAAAGCCCCCAGACTATCGATGGCGGTAGCAACAGCACAAACGACAGTGCGTTAGCGGGTCAACCTGGTATCGATGACAACATCCACATCGTACCTGGAGACTTCATCCCACAGGTCCCGCGCAACATATTCAAGCTCTATGGCCAATACAGGCCTTCGTCTAAGCTGACGGCGGAACTGGATATTCTCGCGGTTGGGTCTTCTTTCGCACGAGGTAACGAAAACAACCTGGACCAACCGGACGGAGTGTACTATCTGGGACCGGGCAAATCAGCTGGGTACGGGATTGCCAGCTTTGGCGCGCGATTCCAGGCAACTGATTACGTTCAACTGTTCGTGCAGATGAACAATCTTCTCGATAAGCACTACTCGACCGGGGCGCAACTAGGAACGACCCCCTTCGATAACAACAATCACTTTGTGGCACAGCCGTTTGGTACCCCCTACGGCTCCGACGATGACTCCATTCCCATTCGCTCCTCGTCCTTCCAGGCTCCAGGAACTCCATTCAACATTTATGGTGGGTTGAAAATTACGCTCTGGAAGAAAAAGTAA
- a CDS encoding RNA polymerase sigma factor translates to MLNPPTDLLDVMPFPRSTLSESPGRASEIESEILGLFERFRVPLLRYVISIGLSPHDGEEIIQEVFLSLFRHLQSEKSRHNLRGWIFRVAHNLALKQRTASQRWYKMTSNDVDIAFQQSDPSPNPEEQVLFGQKRARLLAVLQALPENDRHCLCLRAEGLRYREIAAVLGISLGSVSISLTRSLARLSRAEGR, encoded by the coding sequence ATGCTGAACCCGCCCACAGACTTGCTCGACGTTATGCCATTTCCGCGCTCGACTTTGTCCGAGTCGCCGGGAAGAGCCTCTGAGATCGAGTCCGAGATCCTGGGCCTTTTTGAGCGATTTCGGGTTCCGCTTCTTCGCTACGTGATATCGATAGGGCTTTCTCCACATGATGGAGAGGAGATTATTCAGGAGGTATTTCTCTCACTTTTCCGGCATCTGCAATCGGAAAAATCTCGACACAATCTGCGTGGATGGATCTTCCGTGTCGCACACAACCTTGCCTTGAAGCAACGCACCGCCAGCCAGCGATGGTACAAGATGACGTCGAACGACGTGGACATTGCATTTCAACAATCCGACCCCTCCCCGAATCCCGAAGAACAGGTATTGTTTGGGCAAAAGCGCGCCCGTTTGCTGGCTGTTCTTCAAGCTCTCCCGGAGAACGACCGACATTGTCTTTGCTTGCGCGCGGAAGGACTTCGTTATCGTGAGATAGCCGCGGTGCTCGGTATATCTCTAGGATCTGTATCGATATCGCTGACGCGATCGCTCGCACGTCTGTCGCGTGCGGAGGGGAGATAA
- a CDS encoding CSLREA domain-containing protein: protein MSYNVFYQNLASGGGESDCVDCSSNLGAIDANPQLAAPGNYGGTTQTMLPLPGSPTICAGSYSLATSGTTQLTTDQRGFPLASASCSNGGADVGAVQTNYLMVNTTADNSDASCGATCSLRDAIQQAESAGTGDFAFASSAVGTIPSAVRCRRI from the coding sequence GTGAGCTACAACGTCTTCTATCAAAATCTCGCCTCTGGCGGGGGCGAGAGCGACTGCGTAGACTGTAGCAGCAATCTCGGAGCCATCGACGCCAATCCGCAACTCGCCGCGCCGGGCAACTACGGCGGCACAACGCAAACGATGTTGCCGCTGCCGGGCAGTCCAACGATTTGCGCAGGCAGTTACTCACTGGCGACGAGTGGTACAACACAGCTCACTACGGACCAGCGCGGCTTTCCTCTGGCATCGGCGAGCTGCAGCAATGGCGGTGCGGACGTTGGGGCCGTGCAGACGAACTACCTGATGGTCAACACGACCGCCGATAACAGCGACGCCTCCTGTGGTGCTACCTGTTCGCTGCGTGACGCGATTCAGCAGGCCGAGAGTGCGGGCACGGGAGACTTTGCCTTCGCCTCCAGCGCCGTCGGAACCATACCCTCGGCAGTACGTTGCCGACGAATCTGA